GGCGTCAGCGGGATAGTTCTCGTTCGCCGGCAAGACCCACACGCCGTCGGTCTGGGCGACCTTGAACGACTTGAGGGTCGCCAAAGCGTCGTCGAACGAGACGATCTCCAGGCTCGCCGCCTTGGCGGCGTCGGTCATCTCGGGGAACAGGATCCTGTCCTTCTCCTCCTTCACCTGCACCACCGGCGGCCGCGGCTGCACGGCCGCGCCGAGGAGCAGGACGCCCACGCCACCGAGCAGGAACAGGGCCGTCCTGGCGATCGCCGCCGACGACCGGCTCGCGCCGCGGTCTGCGGAGTGATGTGACTGCGCGTTCATGTCGCTTGACTCCCCTTCACCTGAGCCTGGATTTCGCCACGCCCTCGCGCTCCCGTGCGCGGCGGCGGAAGTAGACGAAGAAACCGACCACGAGCGGCGGGATCGGCGGCAGCAGCACGGCGAGCCACTTCTGCCTGTCCTGCTCGCGTCGCACCGTCGCCTCGAGCCCGCGCTCGACCACGCCGACGTCCCGGTCGCGCTTGAGCCGCAACTGCTCGATCTTGGTGTCGAGCTTCCGCTGTTCGAGCCGCTGCTGGCTGGCGAGCTGCTGGACCGCCCGCATCGCCGCCTGCGGGTCGGCGTTCTCGGCGTTCCGCAGGTCATTGATCTTCTTCTCGAACTCGCCGATCTTCGCCTGCATCGCCGCACTGGCCTCCTGCTCCGCCTGCTCGGCGATCGACACGAACTTGTTCCGCTCCGCCTCGGCCTCCGCCCTGGCGGAAGCGACGGCCTCCTCGATCCGCTCCAGCGTCCGGTGCTTCGGCTTCCGCTTGCGGATCTCGACGAATTGGTCGTCGCCGGCGAGCGTGTCGAGGACGTTGAGCACGAACGTCACATTGTCGAAGTCGAACCCGAACATGTCGTCGCCCCGGGTCCGCAGCCCGAAGAACACGGCCGAGAGCAGGTCGATGTCGGCCACGACCACCGCCCGGACCGGCTTGGCGTCGGCGCCGCCGTCAGGCTTGCGGTCGACGGCCACCGCCAGCACGAACGGCTCCGTCCCCGGCTTCTCGAACGCCCGGAGCATGCGCGTGTCCTGCCGTTGCAGCGCCTGCTCCGCCTTGTCGAAGTCGATCGTGCCCGCCCTGGCGCCGGTGCGGACCAGCGGCGACCACGCCACCTCCGCCCCCCCCTCCTTCACCAGGCTGCCCGGGAAGGGAAACAGCACCTCCTGCAGCCCGGCCACGGCCGGCTGCTTGGCGTTGAAGCCCCCCTGGCCGTCGGCGCCGAGGCTGGCGTCGATGAACACGAACTCGTTCTCGAGCGTCAGTTTCGGGTGCGGGTTGTAGTCCTGGTAGACGATCGACGGTGCGGCGCCCATCTGACCCATCGCTGGCCGGCCGGCCCCGCTGGCCAGCCGCACGCCGAGGGCCTGCCAGAGCTGGCCCAGATCACCCTTGGGCTGCCCCTGCGGGCCGCCGAACATCGCCCCCATCGGCCCCATCGGGCTGCGGCGCGGCTGCGACGTCCCGGGCACGCCGGGCATCATCACCGGAAATGGATCCTCGAAGATCGCCACCGGCTGCCCCGCACGCACGGCGGCCACGAGGTTCGGCATCTGCTCCGGACCGAGCGACGACGGCTGCACAACCAGGAGCACGTCATACGTCTCCTTGATCGGCGCCGAGGCGTCTACCTGGACCACGTCGTACTGCTTCTCCAACTCCTCCACGAGCGGCTGCCGGGGCCGGGGCTGGCCGCTCATCATGTCGAAGCCGCCGAACAGGTCGGCGTCGGTGGTCACGAGGCCGAGCCGCTTCCGCTTCTGCTGGGCCACCGTGCTGATCGAGCGGATGAGCTCGTATTCCACCGGGGTGCCGCGGTCGAAGAACGGCACCACGACCTTCTCCAGACCGCTCGTGAAGGCACAGCCGAGAAAGATCTCCTCGTCGTTGCGGTACGTGCCACGGACCCGTGACACCACCCGTTGCGGCTCGATGCCGAACTGGGTGCTCGCCAGCGCCGCCGCGTCGGTCCGCGGCTCGGTCTCGATCACCTCGACGTTCACCTTGCCCCGGCCGAGCTGCTTGAACTGCCGCAGCATCGACAGCAGGTTGAGGCGAACCTGGGCGTATTCCTCGGGGACGGTCGGGCTGACGTACGCCTTGATGTCGATCGGCCGCTCCAGCCGGGCGAGCAGCGTCCGCGTGTCGGGGGCGAGCGAACTGATCTGCTCCGCCGACAGGTCGGCCCGAAGGTCGAAGGCCCGGAAGAAGAGCACCGCTCCGATCGCCGCCGCGGCGATGCCGAGCGTGCGGGCGAGATAGTGCAGCCCCATGCCGCCGGCCTCGCGCCGGCCGGTCCAGTGCCGCCGGCCGATGAGAACCATCGCCGCATACAGACAGACAGCGACGATACCGAGGAAGTAAGCGATCGACGACAGGCTGACCGCGCCGCGGCCGAAGTCCACGAAGTGCTCCACCAGGCTCCAGCCCCGGACCTTCTCCGCCAGCCGCGGCCCCATCACGGCGCTCGCCTGGTGGGCCAGCGCCAGCGGCGCGTTCAAGAGCAGACCGAGGACGAAGCCAACCGTGAGGTTGTTGGTGAGGAAGCTGGCCACCATGCCGACGGCGACCATCGCCAGGCCGGTGAACCAGTAGCCGAGATAGTTGGCGAGGAACAGGCCGCCGTCCGGCGAACCCCAGAGGAGCAGGAAGATCAGGTTGCAGATCGCGGAAAACAAAAGCGCGACCGTAAAGATGCCGACGGCGGCCAGATACTTGCCGAACACCACCTCCCAATCACTCGCCGGGATCGTCAGCAGCAGCTCGTCGGTCCCCTGCCGGCGCTCCTCGGCCCAGACGCTCATCGTGATCGCGGGGATGAACACGAGGAGGATGTACGGCAGGTAACGGTTGAGCTGGTCGAGGTTGGCGAGGTTGGAGCTGAAGAACTCCGGCGGCCAGAAGGCGGCCAGCGACCCGAGCAGGACGAACACGCAGATGAAGACGTAGCCCGTCGGGTTGGAGAAATAGGCGACGAAATTCCGCTTGAACACGGCATCCAGAACGTGCCACTTCATGCTTTCATGTCCTCCGTTGTCCGTGCCGCCGCCCTGCCACCGGGCTGCTGTCCTGCCCCGCTGCGGGACGGCATGAGTTGTCTCGCTGTGGCTCTCGCTGCGCTCGATCCAGCACGCTCGCCATCCTCACGCCGATCCCTCCGCTGCGCAATCCGACAGACGCCTCCCCATGCCGCTGCGGGACGGCATGAGTCGCCTCGCTGTGTCTCTCGCTGCGCTCGATCCAGCACGCTCGCCATCCTCACGCCGATCCCTCCGCTGCGCGGTCCGTTCGCCGCGACCGTGTCATGACTGTCGGTCATGATCATGCCGACCGCGTCAGTTCGTGGAACCGGTCGTCGAGCGACCGCCCCTCACGACGCAGGTCGGCGGGCGGGCCGTCGAACCGCAGCCGGCCGTCGGCGATGAGGATCACGCGGTCGGCCAGCGCCTCGACTTCTTGAAGGATGTGGGTCGAGAGCAAGATCGTCTTCTGTTCGCCGAGGCGGCGAATGGTCTCGCGAACCTCGCGGATCTGGTTGGGATCGAGGCCGCTCGTCGGCTCGTCGAGGATCAGCACGTCGGGTTCGTGGAGCAGCACCTGGGCCATGCCGACACGCTGCCGGTAGCCCTTGGAAAGCTTGCCGATGGCCTTGCCGATCACGCTCCCCAGTTCGCACTGCCGGATCACCTTCTCGACCCGCTCGCGCTTCCGCTCCCGCGACATCCCCCGGGCGTCGGCGAAGAACTCGAGCAGGCTGCGCGGCGTCATGTCGGGATAGAGCGGCCCGTTCTCCGGCAGGTAGCCGAGCCGCTCGGCACCCGCCAGCCGGTCCGTGGCCATGTCGTGGCCGGCGATCCTCGCCCGGCCCGACGACGGGGCGAGATACCCGGTGAGGATCTTCATCGTCGTGCTCTTGCCGGCGCCGTTGGGGCCGAGGAAGGCGACGATCTCGCCGCGGGGAATGCGAAACGACACGTCCTCGATGGCGATGAATTCGCCGTAATACTTGCAGAGCCGGTCAGCCTCGATCATGGCCGCGGACGGATGACTCACTGCCGTCATGGTGTTCAGACGCTGGAGGGGAGGCGGGCGGGAAGCCGAACCGCTGAATGATAGCCGCGGCAGCGGCGACCATGCAAACCCCCCGGCCCGGTTGGCGCGAGGCCGCCGAACGCTATTCGCGGAACTCGGTATCCACGGCCTGCGTCCGGTAGAGCGGCGCATGGCGGTAGTAGACCTCGAGGATCAATGTCGCCAGCGACGTGGTGTAGAGCCGGCCGGCATGGCCAACGTGGCCGCCCGACACACCGACGTACCAACTGCCCGCCTCGTGGCCGTTCTTGGCCTGCGTGGAGAGCAGCAAGGCCTTCATCTTGTTGTTCCAGGCGATCCACGCATCCCCCTCCATGTGATGCATCACCTGCGTGGCGTAATAGTCGAAGTAAAGATCCGTGTTGGGGCCCTTGTCGGAGAGTGTCTTCACACCCCGCTGCAGCGACGGGTGGTCTTTCTTCCAGCCCAGATACATCCGGCAGAGCAGACCCACGGCCGTCGTCCCGGCGCCCGGGGCCGCGGGCGAGGTGTAGCCATAGCCCGCCCCGCTGTCCGACGACACCGAGTCGAGGAAATCGGAGGCCTTCTTGATCGTCAGCGGCCTGACCTGCAGGTAGCCCATGTGCCCGCTCTTCAGCGCCATGACCTGCCAGCCGACAGCCGACGTGTCGCCAGGCTGCTTGGGCTTATACCGCCAGCCTCCGCCGACCGGATCCTGGGCGTCCATGATGAAGTCGAGCGCGTACTGCGCAGGTTGCCTCAGAGCGTCGTCCTGCGACATGGCGAAGGCCTCCGCGAGCACGATGCCGCATAGCCCTTGCACGTAAAGGCCGTGGCCATCGATTTCGTACATCTGGCCTTGCTGCGCCATCGACTGCGCGGCGAGCACTTTCAGGCCGGCCTTGATCTGCGACTTGTACGGACCCTCCATGTGCGTGTAGCCACGGCCGAGAAACGGCAACAGGGCCAAGCCGGTGGCTCCGAACCGGTCCCCATAGTTGCCTGGATTCGCGCACTTCCCATTGCAGTTCGGACACTTGCCATGGTCGAAACTCCACGACCCATCGGGCATCTGGTGCTCGGCCAGCCACTTGAGCGCCGCATCCACGGCCGCTTCCGTGTCGGCACCGCCGCCGCCCCCCGCCGCCGCCTTGCCAGGATTCTTCCGCCCGCCGAGACCCGTGCTCGTGCCTCCTGCGGCGCCGATGCTCGAGAGGATGTCGCTCGCCGGAGCGGTCTGATCGCCGAAGTCGGTAACCTCGAGCGCCAGGGGCGCCGCCTCCAGGTCGCTCGCGTCAGACGCTACCTCCACGTTCGGGATCACCACGTCCGTCGTCGCCACCTCCGTCGTCGTCTCCACGTCCTGCTCCGGATTCGGCGTCTCGTCCTTGAAATCCTCCACCGGCACATCCGACTCCGGACCCATCGACACAATCTCACGCGGCTTCGGCTTCTCGTCCGGCTTGTTCACGATCAACGCCAGCATCAACAGGAGCACGATGTGGACCAGCATGCTCACCGCCCATGCCGGCGCCTGCTTGAGCATCGCCGACGTGTCGACGAAGCCCCCCCCCTCCTCCTCCTCGGCCGGCTCGGCACCCCCCGCCGGTTTCAACGGCGGCTTCGCCAGCGGAACCCGCTGACCGGCCTGCGGCTGGCCGGCCGGGGGCTTCGGACGCGCACCGGGCTTCGGGTTCGGCACGGGGTCGGTCGTTTTCGACATCGGTCAATCCTCCTGGAAGCGCAAAGGCTCGGCTGCGGAATCACCCGCGGAACTGGTCGTCCGCGGCCTGCGTGCGGTGGAGCGGGGCGTAACGAGCGAGCGTATCAAAGCGAGTATATCAATAGGAGGCTCAACAGAGACCTCGGGAATCACACACACCCCTCCCTAAGGAGGGGCTACCTTAGGGTGTCGACCTCTCAATCATAACCGGGAACGTGAGATCGATCACCCGGCCTCTTTTCCTTCGTGCGCGGCCCGTCAGACTATTCCTGGCGTCGTTCGCCCCCGCTTTTTCGGCAGGGAAACGGGCCGTTCTGGCCTTGCCGTTCCCGGGCGGATAGGATCGCTCCGCCGTGGCCGGGTCACCGAAACGCTGCGGCCTCCGCAGCCTCAGGACGACAGGACGATGGCCAAGGGCAAGAAGAAACTCGAAGTGGTTCACCTCGTGTGCGAGGAGACCGGTGATCAAAACTACACGCTGCGCCGGAAGACCGGTGGCGAGAAGTTGAAGGTCAAGAAGTACTCGCCGCGGCTCCGTAAGCACACCGTGCACAACGAGAAGCGCAAGTAGCGAGCCGCGGCCTCAGCCCACCTCGGCAAGGATCGCGCCCAGGGCGGGATCATCGCCTGCAGCCACGCACGCCACCCGGTCGGCGCGGCGGCGGATCGCGGGCTCCACGTCGGCGGCATTTTCGACGAGCAGCAACCGGCAGTCCGCGGGCCGCGAGAACGTGGCCGTCCCGGGCCGGCAGACGATGTCGATCTCGCACGGCTGCCGCGGCCCGACCAGCGGACAGTCGGCGAGGAGGCGGGCCACGGCCCGCCCACCCGCGGTGGCGTCGACATCACCGGGCAGCCCCCAGGTCACGGCCCGGGCCGGCCGCTCTTCCAGCCCATGGCGACAGGCCGTTAACCGGCCGCGCCGGCCGAAGTACGCGACGTTCGGCCCGTCCCGCCAGCGCCGCGCCGCGGTCGGGTCGGTGGGATGCCAAATATGCAGCGAGCATGTCGCGTCGAGGATCGACTCCAGCCGCACGCCCGCGGCCCTGAGCCGGAGCCCGAGATCGTCGTCCTCCTGTCCCCAGCCCACGAACCGTTCGTCGAAGCCGTTGACGCGCACGAAGTCCTCCCGCCAGATGCCGAAGTCGCCCCCCGCCAGCCGCGGCTTCGTCGGGTGACGAGCCGCATTGTGCCACCAGGCCTTGCGGTGCCGCCGCGCCAGCGACCGCCGCTCCACCTCCGGCACGAGCGGCGCCAGGTCGGCCAGCGGCAGGTTCTCCGGCACGAGCAGATCGCTCGCCTGACGCGAGAGGCGGGCGCAGAAGCCGATGAGCGCGGTGCCATGCCGCCGCCGGGCGACGTGTGCGGCCACGTGCCCCGGCGGCAGCATGCAGTCCCCGTCGAGAAACAGCAGATACCGGCCGCGGGCCAGCCGCGCCGCGGCGTTGCGGAGCCGGGCCACGCGGAAGCCGTCGTGCGGCTGCGAGGTGAACCGCACCGACAGCGGCAGCGTGGCCGCCAGCCGGTCGACCAGTTCCGCCGTCCCGTCGTCTGATCCGTCGTCCGCAACCACCACCTCCAGCGACTGCCCGGCGGGCTGCTGGAGCGCGATCGACTCCAGCACGAGCGCCAGGTGCCGCGGCTTGCGATACGTATTGACCAGCACCGAGACGTCGACGTCGATGCCGGTCGGCCCGGGCTCGATCATGGCAGCAGCCTCCGCACCACGGCATCGCCGCTGGCCGCCGCGCGGACCGTCGCGGCATGCCGCATGGCGGACTCACGATAATGGGGGAAGTGGCGAACGACCTCGCTCAGCGCGGCCGCCGCGTCGTCGGCGGCGGCGATCACGGCCCCGACAGCCCCCGCCGGTACGGGTCCGGCGGCGGCCAGCCGGCGGACGACGATCGCCTCCACGGCGGCCGAGCCCCCCCCGACCTCGACCCGACAACGCGCACGCGGCGGAGCGGCGCGCGGAAAGATCGCGCAGGCCGCCTCCCCGCTGCCATCGGCTGCGAGCATCGTCGCCGGCAGCCGGTCGGACGACGCGACGGCCACGCGAACGGGCGGCTCCTCGCTGCCAGCGCCCGCCCGCCAGTGGATCGCCACCGCGATGATCTCCTGCCGCCCCGCGTCCGCGGCCCGCGGGGCCGCGGCCGACATGTCGATGGCGAGCGACCGTCCGCCGCCGAGCCGCGGCCCGGCGATCAGTCGCTCGTCGAGGACCTCGGCCCGCGCGGCCGCTGCGCCGGCATGCCGGCGCAGCGGCTCCGCGAACTGGCGGGCCATCCAGCCCCCACCGGTGACGATCGGCACCACGCCGCCGGCCAGCGACTCGAGCACGATGCCGGAACAGCGCACGCGATACCGCTCCTGATCGTAGGGCAGCAGCATGATATCGGTGTCCGCGAGGGCCCGGGCGTAGGCCGCCTCGTCGAGCGGACCGGGCAGGAGATCGACCGGCCCGCCGGCCGCGGCCTGTCGCGTCAGCACCGCCAGAGCGCGGCTCACCGCGCGGTGCTCCGCCGCCCGCGAGCGGACGTCGAAGCCGAGGTTCGTCTGCACCGCGAACCGCACGCCGGCGAGGAGCGGATCGGCGAGCGCCGCCGACACGATCGCGGGCAGCGCCTGCGAACCCTTCTCCGGCCGCGCATCGCCGAGGCAGGAGACACGCAGTCCGCCCCGGTGCCGGTGGTCACCGCCGGCACCGACCAGCGCTGACTGGATCGGATAGGGCAGCACGCCGACCGGCCCGCCGACGAGCCGCGCGTGCTGCGCGGCGAGTTCCTCGGTGGTCGCGTGGAGCTGCAGCTCCGGTACCGTCGCCCGGGCGGCGCGGAGCAGATCCCGGGCCCAGGCCAGCCGGCTGTCCTGCCGGTCGTAGTCGGCCACGAAGCCGCGGTAGACCGGAAAGTGGACGAGCGCGTGCCAGCCGATTCCGGGCGCCGGCCGGGCGCCGGCGATGGCCCGGGCGAGCCCCGCGATCTCCAGTTCCGACGCGGTGGCAAGAAGGACAACATCCCCGGACCGCAGTTCCGCCAGCGCCGGCGCCAGGTCGCGGGCGAACGTCGCGATCCGCTCCTCGCGCCGGCGGGCGCGGTGCCGCGACTCCCATGGCGGCCGCGGCAGCCAGCCGCTCCGGCCGCGCCCGTCGAGCCGGTCGAGGCTGCCCGCGATCGTGTACTTGGAGTAGCCGCTGTTGGTGAACGTCGGCCGCACGGGGCAATCCGCGGCCTCCAGCCCGGCCGCGCAGGCTCGATTGCCGAGCAGGCGGCAGTCGCAGTCGGCCCGCCGCGCCGCTGCCAGCACTTCCGCCGCGTAGTGCAGCGGATGCGACCCGGCCGACATCAGGCAGGGGTCGACGAGCATGAACTGGCGCCGGCCCGCCGCGGTCATCGGTGCACCCCGACATCACCGGCGATCGCGCGATCGATGGCCGCGCCGATGTCGTCGCCGCCGCTGATCATCTCGAGCGCGATCTCGAGGGCCACCACGGGCAGTCCCGCCAGTTCGTCGCACCGAATTTTGACGAGGTCCTTGAGCGTGGTCACGATCAGGTCGCAGCCCGCATCGCGGCCGGCCGCGGCCACCTCCTCCAGATCCTGGTCGGCGTAGGCGTGGTGGTCGGCGAACCAGCGGCACCCCGCGATTGACGGTCCGAGCGTGCCCAGCGTCCGGCGG
This genomic stretch from Planctomycetia bacterium harbors:
- a CDS encoding multidrug ABC transporter ATP-binding protein, whose product is MIEADRLCKYYGEFIAIEDVSFRIPRGEIVAFLGPNGAGKSTTMKILTGYLAPSSGRARIAGHDMATDRLAGAERLGYLPENGPLYPDMTPRSLLEFFADARGMSRERKRERVEKVIRQCELGSVIGKAIGKLSKGYRQRVGMAQVLLHEPDVLILDEPTSGLDPNQIREVRETIRRLGEQKTILLSTHILQEVEALADRVILIADGRLRFDGPPADLRREGRSLDDRFHELTRSA
- the rpmG gene encoding 50S ribosomal protein L33 → MAKGKKKLEVVHLVCEETGDQNYTLRRKTGGEKLKVKKYSPRLRKHTVHNEKRK
- a CDS encoding ABC transporter permease encodes the protein MKWHVLDAVFKRNFVAYFSNPTGYVFICVFVLLGSLAAFWPPEFFSSNLANLDQLNRYLPYILLVFIPAITMSVWAEERRQGTDELLLTIPASDWEVVFGKYLAAVGIFTVALLFSAICNLIFLLLWGSPDGGLFLANYLGYWFTGLAMVAVGMVASFLTNNLTVGFVLGLLLNAPLALAHQASAVMGPRLAEKVRGWSLVEHFVDFGRGAVSLSSIAYFLGIVAVCLYAAMVLIGRRHWTGRREAGGMGLHYLARTLGIAAAAIGAVLFFRAFDLRADLSAEQISSLAPDTRTLLARLERPIDIKAYVSPTVPEEYAQVRLNLLSMLRQFKQLGRGKVNVEVIETEPRTDAAALASTQFGIEPQRVVSRVRGTYRNDEEIFLGCAFTSGLEKVVVPFFDRGTPVEYELIRSISTVAQQKRKRLGLVTTDADLFGGFDMMSGQPRPRQPLVEELEKQYDVVQVDASAPIKETYDVLLVVQPSSLGPEQMPNLVAAVRAGQPVAIFEDPFPVMMPGVPGTSQPRRSPMGPMGAMFGGPQGQPKGDLGQLWQALGVRLASGAGRPAMGQMGAAPSIVYQDYNPHPKLTLENEFVFIDASLGADGQGGFNAKQPAVAGLQEVLFPFPGSLVKEGGAEVAWSPLVRTGARAGTIDFDKAEQALQRQDTRMLRAFEKPGTEPFVLAVAVDRKPDGGADAKPVRAVVVADIDLLSAVFFGLRTRGDDMFGFDFDNVTFVLNVLDTLAGDDQFVEIRKRKPKHRTLERIEEAVASARAEAEAERNKFVSIAEQAEQEASAAMQAKIGEFEKKINDLRNAENADPQAAMRAVQQLASQQRLEQRKLDTKIEQLRLKRDRDVGVVERGLEATVRREQDRQKWLAVLLPPIPPLVVGFFVYFRRRAREREGVAKSRLR